Below is a window of Synechococcus sp. RSCCF101 DNA.
GCCACCCTGCCGCTGCTGCGCGGCAGCCAGCCCACCGACCTGCTGATGGTGCACCGGGCCGGTCAGACGGGTGTTGACCGTGTGCCCGGCGTGGCGATTCCCCCGCTGGATGTCCTGCGGTCGACCGTGGAGGCCGTGGCGGCGATGGCCATCCCCGCGGGCTCCACGCCGCCGGGCGTCCGGGCGCTGGCTCTCAACACCTCAGGGCTCGGGGACACCGAGGCTCGTGCCGCGTGTCACCGGCACGAGGATCAGCTGGGCCTGGTCTGCGACGATCCGGTCCGCCATGGGGCGGATCGGATCCTCGAGGCGCTGCTGGAGAGCCAGGGATGACGAAAGGGCGAGCGAGGGGATTCGAACCCCGAATAGCGGCGCCACAAGCCGCTGCCTTAACCACTTGGCGACGCCCGCCATGTCGGTGACAATCTACCCAATCGACACCGGAACCCCTGTGAGGCCGCTGTGAGCGCGTCGCGAGCCTCCCTCGGGCTCTCCATCGCCGGGGCCGCGGCCCTGGCCCTCTCCGCCACCGCTCTGGTGATGAGCAATCCGGACCCGCAGGCCTTCGAGGACTACGCCGGCGAGCGCATCGCCCGCCATCTGAGTGAGGACCTCTGCGGCCGGGGAGGGCTGCCGCTGCTGTTTCAGCTGATCGCTCAGGACTGCGAGCGCCTGGTGCAGGACCAGCGCTCGGCGCTCGGACGCCTCGCCCGCAGCCACACCCGCCGGGTCAATCTG
It encodes the following:
- a CDS encoding DUF4359 domain-containing protein, whose protein sequence is MSASRASLGLSIAGAAALALSATALVMSNPDPQAFEDYAGERIARHLSEDLCGRGGLPLLFQLIAQDCERLVQDQRSALGRLARSHTRRVNLGLFSLYATELGGQALLPGLRLPRFSVTTLAVAGRFHTLPRLDQDDDASDGQAGTGSESSSGQARNR